Proteins encoded within one genomic window of Phoenix dactylifera cultivar Barhee BC4 unplaced genomic scaffold, palm_55x_up_171113_PBpolish2nd_filt_p 002581F, whole genome shotgun sequence:
- the LOC120109710 gene encoding zinc finger protein CONSTANS-LIKE 2-like: MPCDYCSEAAAVLYCRADDARLCLSCDRQVHAANALARKHVRSLACDKRDSILPGSGIAGALRACAPEIHAGPKRQKSPVGKQALFQQLTELVKMDSAAASRPPDLSPRTPCRTVAGGSEDDRGSSQPMPYTSLLMLAPSGCAELKGSDRLVEDEDLLWDCGPTDHSTQVL; the protein is encoded by the exons ATGCCGTGCGACTACTGCAGCGAGGCGGCGGCGGTGCTCTACTGCCGCGCCGACGACGCCCGTCTCTGCCTCTCGTGCGACCGCCAGGTTCACGCCGCCAACGCCCTGGCCCGGAAGCACGTCCGCTCCCTCGCCTGCGACAAACGCG ATTCGATTCTCCCCGGATCCGGTATCGCGGGAGCTCTACGTGCCTGCGCCCCGGAGATCCATGCCGGGCCGAAGCGCCAGAAGAGCCCGGTCGGAAAGCAGGCGCTTTTCCAGCAGCTGACAGAGCTGGTTAAGATGGACTCGGCGGCGGCCTCGAGGCCGCCCGACCTGAGCCCGAGGACGCCGTGCCGGACGGTCGCCGGAGGGAGCGAAGACGACCGGGGCTCGTCGCAGCCGATGCCGTACACCTCCTTGCTCATGCTGGCCCCCTCGGGGTGCGCTGAGCTGAAGGGGAGTGATAGGCTTGTGGAGGATGAGGATCTGCTGTGGGACTGCGGTCCAACAGATCATTCCACTCAG GTGCTTTAG